In a genomic window of uncultured Flavobacterium sp.:
- a CDS encoding isoprenyl transferase, protein MNLLDSIDQTNLPKHLAIIMDGNGRWAKQQGFLRAFGHENGTKSVKKTITTCAKLGIEYLTLYAFSTENWNRPKLEVEALMKILINSLKKELVTLQENNIRLNAIGNLEKLPKSAQKELLDVIDKTKNNTRLTLTLALSYGSREELVNAVRIISDKVKNNIISIDTIDDSIINEHLYTQNLPDVDLLIRTSGEHRISNFLLWQIAYAELYFTNVLWPDFKDQDLYEAIISYQKRERRFGKTSEQIK, encoded by the coding sequence ATGAATTTACTAGACTCTATAGATCAAACCAACTTACCCAAACATTTGGCCATTATTATGGACGGAAATGGTCGTTGGGCTAAACAACAAGGCTTTTTAAGAGCTTTTGGCCACGAAAACGGGACTAAATCTGTCAAAAAAACAATTACAACTTGTGCCAAATTAGGTATTGAGTATCTTACCTTATATGCTTTTTCTACAGAAAACTGGAATCGTCCAAAACTGGAGGTTGAAGCTTTAATGAAAATACTGATCAATTCCCTAAAAAAAGAGTTAGTTACTTTACAGGAAAACAACATCAGACTTAATGCAATTGGTAATCTTGAGAAGTTACCAAAATCTGCTCAAAAAGAACTTCTTGATGTAATTGATAAAACCAAAAACAATACGCGTCTCACGCTAACACTAGCTTTAAGTTACGGATCAAGAGAAGAATTGGTAAATGCCGTTAGAATCATCAGCGATAAAGTTAAAAATAATATAATTTCAATAGACACTATTGACGATTCAATTATAAATGAGCATCTTTACACGCAAAATTTACCTGACGTAGATTTATTAATACGAACAAGTGGAGAACATAGAATAAGTAATTTTTTGCTATGGCAAATAGCCTATGCAGAATTATATTTTACTAATGTCTTGTGGCCAGACTTTAAAGATCAAGATTTATATGAGGCTATTATTAGTTATCAAAAAAGAGAACGTAGATTTGGAAAAACCAGTGAACAAATTAAATAA
- a CDS encoding DUF6089 family protein: protein MKKIFNLLLCFFPFITLNAQINEIGVFLGGSNFVGDVGNTTYIAPEKPAFGVLYKWNKSPRHSYRFSYTQSKVIGNDYDSKETGRNKRGYSFENTIQELSAGLEFNFFDFNLHDYHPKVTPYLFSGLSYFRYDELYRQATNPSIITQSKRSGSFAIPIILGIKSNIDPHWVLGAEVGVRYTFTDDIDGSNPDTNNPNFKKFGNLNNNDWYVFSGITLTYTFGQKPCYCAY from the coding sequence ATGAAGAAAATTTTTAATTTATTGTTATGTTTTTTCCCCTTTATCACACTAAATGCTCAAATCAATGAGATTGGTGTTTTTCTTGGTGGAAGTAACTTTGTTGGAGACGTAGGAAATACAACCTATATAGCTCCGGAGAAACCGGCTTTTGGTGTTTTATACAAATGGAACAAGAGTCCTCGCCATTCTTATCGTTTTTCTTATACACAGTCAAAAGTTATTGGAAATGATTACGATTCTAAAGAAACAGGACGAAACAAAAGAGGTTATAGTTTTGAAAATACTATACAAGAATTATCTGCCGGTTTAGAATTTAATTTTTTTGATTTTAATTTGCACGACTATCATCCAAAAGTTACTCCTTATCTATTTTCAGGATTAAGTTACTTTAGGTATGATGAGTTGTATCGACAAGCAACTAACCCAAGTATAATAACTCAATCGAAAAGATCCGGTTCATTTGCTATACCTATAATATTAGGTATAAAATCGAATATTGATCCACATTGGGTTTTAGGCGCTGAAGTTGGAGTTCGCTACACTTTTACAGACGATATTGACGGAAGTAATCCTGATACAAATAACCCGAATTTCAAGAAATTCGGAAATTTAAATAATAATGACTGGTATGTCTTTTCAGGTATTACTTTAACCTATACCTTTGGACAAAAACCTTGCTATTGCGCATATTAA
- a CDS encoding NAD kinase — protein MKVAIYGQYYQNSTEPIIKDIFLFFNSNNVEMVIEENFLKMLHEKQLVDNQYETFSASTSLDNSFEMLISIGGDGTILRAATLVRDSGVPILGINAGRLGFLATVQKENIDSFLQFVIDKNYTTSERTLLSLTCDPKNEAIEDLNFAMNEVTVSRKDTTSMVTIETYLNDEYLNSYWADGLIISTPTGSTGYSLSCGGPLLTPDVKSLVITPIAPHNLTARPLVIPDDTVVKLRVSGREDQYLVSLDSRIASVKNESILTITKTNFKIKMVEIPGETFLKTLRNKLLWGEDKRN, from the coding sequence ATGAAAGTAGCCATATACGGACAGTATTATCAAAACAGTACGGAACCTATTATTAAGGACATTTTTTTATTCTTCAATTCCAATAACGTTGAAATGGTAATTGAAGAAAATTTCCTGAAAATGCTTCATGAAAAACAGCTCGTTGACAATCAATACGAGACTTTTTCGGCTAGCACGTCTTTAGATAATAGTTTTGAAATGCTTATTAGTATTGGTGGCGACGGAACCATTTTGAGAGCTGCAACTTTGGTTCGTGATTCTGGCGTGCCTATTTTAGGAATCAATGCCGGAAGACTAGGTTTTCTGGCTACTGTTCAAAAAGAAAACATTGATAGCTTTTTGCAATTTGTGATCGATAAAAATTACACTACTTCCGAAAGAACTTTACTAAGCCTGACTTGCGATCCAAAAAACGAAGCTATTGAAGATTTAAATTTTGCAATGAACGAAGTTACCGTGAGCCGAAAAGATACTACATCGATGGTGACTATTGAAACGTATTTAAACGATGAATATTTAAATTCTTATTGGGCAGACGGTTTAATTATCTCAACTCCTACGGGTTCTACCGGATATTCTTTGAGTTGTGGTGGTCCATTATTAACTCCAGATGTCAAAAGCTTAGTAATAACACCAATTGCTCCTCATAACTTAACAGCAAGACCTCTTGTTATTCCTGATGATACGGTAGTTAAACTTCGTGTGTCCGGGCGAGAAGATCAATATTTAGTTTCATTGGATTCCAGAATAGCTTCTGTAAAAAATGAATCAATTTTGACGATTACAAAAACAAACTTTAAAATAAAAATGGTAGAGATTCCTGGCGAAACTTTCCTGAAAACACTTAGAAATAAGCTACTTTGGGGAGAGGACAAAAGAAACTAA
- a CDS encoding CBS domain-containing protein translates to MTEITNYITNDFRAIDSQETIASVQDFFADLNFSHFPVLENGIFIGSIASDDVETFDTDKKAIDYKYTLERFFARKSMLWLDVLEVFAKNHTNVIPVLDENNSYIGYYEMEDIMKFFQETPFLKEQGGIIIVQKGLLDYSMGQVTQIVESNNGKILGCFISEADLENIQITIKIGVGPMNEIIQTFRRYNYEIISEHQEDAYINSLKERSDYLDKYLNI, encoded by the coding sequence ATGACAGAAATTACGAATTATATCACCAATGATTTCAGAGCGATTGATAGTCAGGAAACGATAGCATCTGTTCAGGACTTTTTTGCGGATTTGAATTTTTCGCATTTTCCGGTTTTGGAGAACGGAATTTTCATTGGAAGTATCGCTTCTGACGATGTTGAAACTTTTGACACGGATAAAAAAGCCATCGATTATAAATATACTCTGGAACGTTTTTTTGCCAGAAAATCGATGCTTTGGCTGGATGTTTTGGAAGTTTTTGCCAAAAATCACACTAATGTAATCCCGGTTCTTGACGAAAATAACAGCTATATTGGCTATTATGAAATGGAAGATATCATGAAATTCTTTCAGGAAACTCCATTTTTAAAAGAACAAGGCGGAATAATTATTGTCCAAAAAGGTCTTTTAGATTATTCTATGGGTCAGGTTACTCAAATTGTTGAGAGTAATAATGGTAAAATCTTAGGCTGTTTTATATCTGAAGCTGATTTAGAAAATATTCAAATCACGATAAAAATTGGCGTTGGGCCAATGAACGAAATCATTCAGACTTTTAGACGCTACAATTACGAAATTATCTCAGAACATCAGGAAGACGCTTATATTAATAGCTTAAAAGAACGTTCAGACTACTTAGACAAGTATCTTAATATATAA
- a CDS encoding pyridoxine 5'-phosphate synthase produces the protein MTKLSVNINKIATLRNARGGNVPDLLKVATDIQNFGAQGITIHPRPDERHIRYQDARDLKAIVHTEYNIEGNPQHNFIDLVLECKPTQVTLVPDAVGAITSSAGWDTIKNEAYLIEVVQEFKRNGIRTSIFVDPVLEIIEGAKKTGTDRIELYTEAFAHQYSLGNKNGIDPYVEAAKLANELGLGINAGHDLSLDNVQFFNQNIPGLLEVSIGHALISEALYLGLDNVVNMYLNKLK, from the coding sequence ATGACAAAGTTAAGTGTAAATATCAATAAAATTGCAACCTTAAGAAATGCACGTGGCGGAAATGTCCCTGATTTACTAAAAGTAGCTACAGATATTCAGAATTTCGGAGCACAGGGAATTACCATTCATCCTCGTCCGGACGAGCGTCACATTCGTTATCAGGATGCGCGTGATTTAAAAGCGATCGTACATACCGAATATAATATTGAAGGAAATCCGCAGCATAATTTTATCGATTTAGTATTAGAATGCAAACCAACGCAAGTAACTTTAGTTCCTGATGCAGTTGGAGCAATAACATCTTCTGCCGGTTGGGATACCATAAAAAATGAAGCTTATTTAATCGAAGTTGTTCAGGAATTTAAACGTAACGGAATCAGAACTTCGATTTTCGTAGATCCCGTTTTAGAAATTATCGAAGGCGCCAAAAAAACAGGAACTGATAGAATCGAATTATATACCGAAGCTTTTGCGCATCAATATAGTTTGGGGAATAAAAACGGAATCGATCCTTATGTCGAAGCCGCAAAACTGGCAAATGAATTAGGTTTAGGAATCAACGCCGGACATGATTTAAGTTTAGACAATGTTCAGTTTTTCAACCAAAATATACCGGGATTATTAGAAGTTTCTATCGGACACGCTTTAATTTCAGAAGCACTTTATCTGGGATTAGATAATGTTGTAAATATGTATTTGAATAAATTGAAATAA
- a CDS encoding TonB-dependent receptor — MPKSIIILFLFCFSNVFAQTKATIIGNIKSPENENLVGASISFHTNNQNYYAISDSVGYFSQNIPLGKVEIAINQLGYLKKSIHFDFVKDTLISIVLEKDISILKEVIIANDKKSGITTLSGGKLSFNLKELSSVPTVSGTTDIIKLLQLTPGVQNSGDANGYLYVRGGDPGHNAILYNGTPVYGMSHLLGIFPFYNTDHIKEVEFDKSSSNAKYGGRLSSTTLLIPNKKVPTEFGIQGNVGILASQISVAVPVAKNSGFYISGRKTYIDEVVGPFLKSGSKEKNVQEMKYGFSDGNITFLSQISKKNLFSIDAFISGDELKVKDGNLALRTNLKWSNFIVSPTLVTTFSPKVSMSNSVYFSQYSNDLDMEQATIQFRVSSYVKDFGFINSVRYFVKNIPFESGLQYVYHDLQPQKVNVENLTTNNNISQNGIINANEAAVFTTAKPKIFENLIAELGLRINYYTSGKDSYLHFQPRVVLNYYPNDKYSFYASYNRQYQYLSMVTTSSVGIPTDFWIASSDGIKPQSSNEFSIGSNQNISRNYSSSFGGFYRSMKDLLEYPYGITQFNETTTLKNDLLVGKGKAYGFEMMLKKSNGKFTGWLSYTLSWSDRNFDELNNGNTYFAKYDRRHNLSLVGMYDLNPKWNFGLTQIFSSGNRFTLPTSWYFINNNPVKEYSEYNNAQMPNYIRTDVSVNYFLLKTNKKESALNFSIYNALNIQNPIYVVLNVQVNEDKSNVIVKQEKKVLYRRLPSISWRFKF; from the coding sequence GTGCCGAAATCAATAATTATCCTTTTTTTGTTCTGTTTTTCCAATGTATTTGCGCAAACTAAAGCCACTATAATTGGAAACATAAAATCTCCCGAAAACGAAAACCTTGTTGGTGCAAGTATTTCTTTCCATACAAACAATCAGAATTACTATGCAATATCAGATTCTGTTGGATATTTTTCGCAAAATATTCCTTTAGGAAAAGTCGAAATAGCGATTAACCAATTAGGATATTTAAAAAAATCAATTCATTTTGATTTTGTAAAAGACACTTTAATTTCGATAGTTTTAGAAAAAGATATTTCAATCTTGAAAGAAGTTATTATTGCTAATGACAAAAAAAGCGGAATCACGACTTTGTCCGGCGGTAAATTATCTTTCAATCTAAAAGAATTATCATCAGTTCCAACTGTTTCAGGAACCACAGATATTATAAAACTTTTGCAATTAACGCCAGGAGTTCAGAATTCCGGAGACGCAAACGGATATTTATATGTAAGAGGCGGAGATCCGGGACACAACGCCATTTTGTACAACGGAACTCCCGTATATGGAATGTCACATTTATTGGGTATTTTTCCTTTTTATAATACAGACCATATTAAGGAAGTAGAATTTGATAAATCAAGTTCAAATGCAAAATATGGCGGACGTTTAAGTTCAACTACACTTTTGATTCCCAACAAAAAAGTACCAACAGAATTTGGAATACAAGGAAATGTCGGGATTCTCGCATCACAAATAAGTGTGGCGGTTCCGGTGGCTAAAAATTCAGGATTTTATATCTCTGGACGAAAAACCTATATTGATGAAGTAGTCGGGCCATTTTTGAAATCCGGATCAAAAGAAAAGAATGTTCAGGAAATGAAATACGGATTTTCAGACGGAAATATTACCTTTCTTTCTCAGATTTCAAAAAAGAATTTATTTTCTATTGATGCCTTTATTAGCGGAGACGAACTAAAAGTTAAAGATGGAAATCTAGCTTTAAGAACCAATTTAAAATGGAGTAATTTTATAGTTTCTCCAACTTTGGTCACCACATTTTCGCCTAAAGTAAGCATGTCAAATTCGGTTTATTTCAGTCAATATTCTAATGATTTAGACATGGAACAAGCTACAATTCAGTTTCGGGTTTCTTCTTATGTAAAAGATTTTGGGTTCATAAATTCAGTTCGTTATTTCGTTAAGAATATTCCTTTCGAATCAGGTTTGCAATATGTATATCACGATTTACAGCCTCAGAAAGTAAATGTTGAAAATCTGACAACCAATAATAATATATCTCAAAATGGTATAATTAATGCCAATGAAGCAGCTGTTTTTACAACGGCAAAACCAAAGATATTTGAGAATCTTATTGCAGAATTAGGACTTAGAATCAACTATTATACTTCAGGAAAAGATTCATATTTGCATTTTCAACCTCGTGTCGTGTTGAATTATTATCCAAACGACAAATATTCGTTTTATGCTTCTTATAATAGACAATATCAATATTTAAGTATGGTTACAACTTCGAGTGTGGGAATTCCGACAGATTTCTGGATCGCAAGTTCAGATGGAATAAAACCACAATCGTCAAACGAATTTTCGATTGGTTCAAATCAAAATATTTCAAGAAACTATAGCTCTTCGTTTGGAGGATTTTATCGCTCAATGAAAGATTTATTGGAATATCCTTATGGAATAACTCAGTTTAACGAAACCACAACGCTTAAGAATGATTTGTTAGTTGGAAAAGGAAAAGCATACGGATTTGAAATGATGTTGAAAAAAAGCAACGGAAAATTTACAGGTTGGTTGAGTTATACTTTAAGTTGGTCTGATCGAAATTTTGATGAACTGAATAACGGCAATACTTATTTTGCGAAATACGATCGTCGTCATAATCTTTCTTTAGTTGGAATGTACGATTTGAATCCAAAATGGAATTTTGGACTAACGCAGATCTTTAGTTCCGGAAACCGATTTACTTTACCAACTTCATGGTATTTTATAAATAATAATCCGGTCAAAGAATATTCAGAATATAATAATGCTCAAATGCCAAATTATATCAGAACGGATGTTTCTGTGAATTACTTTTTACTGAAAACTAATAAAAAAGAAAGTGCTTTGAATTTTTCGATTTATAACGCCTTAAACATACAAAACCCCATTTATGTGGTTTTAAATGTTCAGGTAAATGAAGATAAAAGCAATGTAATTGTAAAACAGGAAAAAAAGGTTTTGTATCGAAGATTGCCTTCAATAAGTTGGAGATTTAAATTTTAA
- a CDS encoding DUF4249 domain-containing protein yields the protein MKKYIVFLLILVVISCSKDDFSDHSMESKVVVEGWIEEGDYAQVLLSSSIPITDAIDSTNVLNHVIRSAKITISDGKISEVLKVKNDKNRVPPFVYFGSTLKGEAGKEYTLKIEYLNRVIEAVTKIPKSVELKSAEYIKKVATDTTGYVFVKFDDPVNEKNYYQIATKIDGEEPIFVPSFYGNLDDKNFTKAEVSVQINRGVILFPKTKFTPYFADGDLIHVKLRTQNKDALDFWNSWQNEIVNSKNPIFPANASLKSNIKGGIGIWAGYGQSTLLVKTPPKK from the coding sequence ATGAAAAAATATATAGTGTTTCTTTTGATTTTGGTAGTAATAAGTTGTTCAAAAGATGATTTTAGCGATCATAGCATGGAGTCTAAAGTCGTAGTTGAAGGCTGGATCGAAGAAGGTGATTATGCTCAGGTTTTGTTATCGAGTAGTATTCCGATTACCGACGCTATTGATTCTACAAATGTTTTGAATCACGTCATCAGATCTGCAAAAATCACAATTTCTGACGGTAAGATATCAGAAGTTTTAAAAGTTAAAAATGACAAAAACAGAGTGCCGCCATTTGTGTATTTTGGATCAACATTAAAAGGTGAAGCCGGAAAAGAGTATACGCTTAAAATTGAATATTTAAATCGTGTAATCGAAGCGGTAACAAAAATTCCAAAAAGTGTAGAGCTCAAAAGTGCTGAGTATATTAAAAAGGTTGCTACAGATACTACAGGATATGTTTTTGTAAAATTTGATGATCCTGTAAACGAAAAAAACTATTATCAGATTGCAACAAAAATCGATGGTGAAGAACCTATTTTTGTTCCTTCGTTTTATGGTAATTTAGACGATAAAAACTTTACTAAAGCTGAGGTTTCAGTACAAATAAATCGAGGCGTTATACTTTTTCCAAAAACAAAATTCACACCTTATTTTGCAGATGGAGATTTGATTCATGTAAAGCTAAGAACGCAAAATAAAGACGCTTTAGATTTCTGGAACAGTTGGCAAAACGAAATTGTAAATAGTAAAAACCCAATATTTCCAGCAAACGCAAGTTTGAAATCTAATATAAAAGGCGGAATCGGAATTTGGGCAGGATATGGTCAAAGTACTTTATTGGTAAAAACACCTCCAAAAAAATAA
- a CDS encoding alpha/beta fold hydrolase: protein MLYSKIEGEGKPFIIMHGFLGMSDNWKTLAGQYVEAGFQVHILDLRNHGRSFHSDEWSYEAMVQDVFEYCQANQLNKIDILGHSMGGKVAMLFATTHPEIVDKLIVADIGPRFYKQHHQDILAGLNAVDFSVKPSRNDVEAIVAEYVSDFGTRQFLLKNLYWKEPGQLAFRFNLEVFNNNLDAIGKALPEGLVFEKETLFIRGGASGYIADADFDDIRQHFPKAKFETIPNAGHWLHAENPKMFFELTTEFLKE, encoded by the coding sequence ATGTTATACTCAAAAATAGAAGGCGAAGGAAAACCATTTATCATCATGCACGGATTTCTGGGTATGTCTGATAATTGGAAAACACTTGCCGGACAATATGTTGAAGCAGGATTTCAGGTTCATATTTTAGATTTACGGAATCACGGCCGCAGTTTTCATTCAGACGAATGGAGTTATGAGGCAATGGTTCAAGACGTTTTCGAATATTGCCAAGCTAATCAATTGAACAAAATAGATATTTTAGGACATTCAATGGGCGGAAAAGTAGCAATGCTTTTTGCAACGACACATCCTGAAATTGTAGACAAATTGATTGTGGCAGATATTGGTCCGAGATTTTATAAACAACATCATCAGGATATTTTGGCAGGTTTAAACGCAGTAGATTTTTCAGTAAAGCCAAGTCGAAATGATGTTGAAGCAATCGTTGCAGAATATGTATCTGATTTTGGGACACGTCAGTTTTTGTTGAAAAACCTATATTGGAAAGAACCGGGACAATTGGCTTTTAGATTTAATCTTGAAGTTTTCAATAATAATCTCGATGCTATCGGAAAAGCTTTGCCTGAAGGTTTAGTTTTCGAAAAAGAAACCTTATTTATTAGAGGAGGCGCATCAGGATATATTGCAGATGCAGATTTTGATGACATACGTCAGCATTTTCCAAAAGCTAAATTCGAAACTATTCCAAATGCAGGACATTGGCTTCATGCCGAAAATCCTAAAATGTTTTTTGAATTAACGACTGAGTTTTTAAAAGAGTAA
- a CDS encoding YdcF family protein, with amino-acid sequence MKTLVVLGSPNSDDGSLGYTALDRLNYCLEIFDPTNNYIICTGGFGEHFNTTKNAHATYAMKYLMDKGVENKSFLEPALSANTVEDAVMTKKIMLHHNLDSLVVITSDYHVERVKLIFDEILASFTIEYKGVEHNISNVEKEKLLAHEKKAIDGILNKGLYY; translated from the coding sequence ATGAAAACTTTAGTTGTTCTGGGTTCTCCAAATTCAGATGATGGCAGTCTGGGATATACCGCTTTAGACAGATTGAATTATTGTTTGGAAATTTTTGATCCAACGAATAATTATATTATTTGTACCGGTGGTTTTGGAGAACATTTTAATACAACTAAGAATGCACATGCAACTTATGCAATGAAATATCTGATGGATAAAGGAGTAGAAAACAAAAGTTTTTTAGAACCTGCTTTGTCTGCTAATACAGTTGAAGATGCCGTTATGACAAAGAAAATAATGTTGCATCATAATCTGGATTCACTTGTTGTAATTACTTCGGATTATCATGTAGAAAGAGTAAAGCTGATTTTTGATGAAATCTTAGCCTCTTTTACAATAGAATATAAAGGAGTTGAGCATAATATATCCAACGTTGAAAAAGAAAAACTGTTGGCGCATGAAAAAAAAGCGATCGATGGAATCCTAAATAAAGGATTGTATTATTAA
- a CDS encoding phage holin family protein, whose amino-acid sequence MKLLLRLLVTAGLVLLIAKFLPGVFVASFATSLIVAVVLGLLNLFIKPILVILTLPVTVITLGLFLLVINAIIILLCTNIVDGFKIDSFLTALLFSVILSILQSITYTILGDDK is encoded by the coding sequence ATGAAATTATTACTTAGACTCCTTGTTACTGCGGGCTTGGTTTTGTTAATTGCTAAATTTTTACCTGGCGTATTTGTTGCTAGTTTTGCTACCTCTTTAATTGTTGCAGTTGTTCTGGGATTGCTTAATCTTTTTATAAAACCTATATTAGTTATCCTGACATTACCCGTAACGGTTATTACTTTAGGTCTGTTTTTATTGGTAATTAATGCGATCATTATTTTATTATGTACCAATATTGTTGATGGTTTTAAAATCGATTCATTCTTGACTGCATTATTGTTTAGTGTTATATTGTCTATTCTTCAGTCTATTACTTATACAATATTAGGAGACGATAAATAA
- a CDS encoding trigger factor has protein sequence MDIKRVATDAVNETIVLNVVHMDYKGQVAKRINEKMPLATVKGFRKGQVPKDLVEKQYGKAIKQEEVKKVVDLALERFVQSERLNLLGTPLAKENENFDWDAEELTFEYEIGLVPNFEIDLEAKNNIVKYIVTADDKLIDGQVERIQKQFGKAIPQDKVEADSDLTGTFTNEEKGINNTTTISVSTFNKKAGDKFIGKKVGDVVTVSTKGLFEDDHQLMDYLKVGHDDVHGLDIEVNFTIEAINGAELAELNQELFDKLFGEGKVASLEDLKSRIKEDAEAQFAQQADQKLLLDVQDFLIENTKFDLPSAFLKKWLQTVGEKKLSAEEAEVEYARSEKGLRFQLIEGKAMAQSNIQITFEDLKAFTTNAIKQQMAQFGQTNPTDEEVQGIVARVLSNQDEVKRLSEQVVAEKLLEVFKEKANPTTKEVTYEEFIAASYGE, from the coding sequence ATGGATATTAAAAGAGTAGCAACAGATGCTGTGAACGAAACGATTGTATTAAACGTTGTTCACATGGATTATAAAGGTCAGGTAGCAAAAAGAATAAACGAAAAAATGCCATTGGCTACCGTAAAAGGTTTTAGAAAAGGACAAGTTCCTAAAGACCTTGTTGAAAAACAATACGGAAAAGCAATTAAGCAAGAAGAAGTAAAAAAAGTAGTTGATTTGGCTTTAGAGCGTTTTGTTCAATCTGAAAGATTAAATCTTTTAGGAACTCCTCTTGCTAAAGAAAACGAAAACTTTGATTGGGATGCTGAAGAACTAACTTTCGAATACGAAATTGGTTTAGTTCCTAACTTCGAAATTGATTTAGAAGCAAAAAATAATATCGTAAAATATATCGTTACTGCCGATGATAAATTAATCGACGGACAAGTAGAACGTATCCAAAAACAATTCGGAAAAGCAATTCCTCAAGATAAAGTTGAAGCTGATTCAGATTTAACTGGAACTTTCACAAACGAAGAAAAAGGAATCAACAATACAACTACAATTTCAGTTTCTACATTCAACAAAAAAGCAGGTGATAAATTCATCGGTAAAAAAGTTGGTGACGTAGTTACTGTAAGCACAAAAGGTTTATTCGAGGATGATCACCAATTAATGGATTACCTAAAAGTTGGTCACGATGATGTTCACGGTTTAGATATCGAAGTAAACTTTACTATCGAAGCAATCAACGGAGCAGAATTGGCTGAATTAAACCAAGAGCTTTTTGATAAACTTTTTGGTGAAGGAAAAGTAGCTTCTTTAGAAGATTTGAAATCTAGAATTAAAGAAGATGCTGAAGCTCAATTCGCGCAACAAGCAGATCAAAAATTATTGTTAGACGTTCAGGATTTCTTGATCGAAAACACAAAATTTGATTTACCGTCTGCATTCCTTAAAAAATGGTTACAAACTGTTGGAGAGAAAAAACTTTCTGCAGAAGAAGCTGAAGTTGAATACGCAAGATCTGAAAAAGGATTACGTTTTCAATTAATCGAAGGAAAAGCTATGGCTCAAAGCAATATCCAAATTACATTCGAAGATTTGAAAGCATTTACAACAAACGCAATCAAACAACAAATGGCTCAATTTGGTCAAACAAATCCAACTGACGAAGAAGTTCAGGGAATTGTAGCTAGAGTTTTATCTAACCAAGACGAAGTAAAAAGACTTTCTGAGCAAGTAGTTGCAGAGAAATTGTTAGAAGTGTTCAAAGAAAAAGCAAATCCAACAACTAAAGAAGTAACTTACGAAGAATTTATTGCTGCTTCTTACGGAGAATAA
- the clpP gene encoding ATP-dependent Clp endopeptidase proteolytic subunit ClpP, which translates to MNYGKEFKKFATKHQGVNAMYYDKIIAAMNPTNMTPYIIEERQLNISQLDVFSRLMMDRIIFLGTGIDDQIANIVQAQLLFLESADASKDIQIYLNSPGGSVYAGLGIYDTMQYIKPDVATICTGMAASMGAVLLCAGAAGKRSALPHSRVMIHQPSGGAQGVATDMEINLREMLKLKDELYNIISQHSGQTFDKVHKDSERDYWMIADEAKEYGMIDEVLRRG; encoded by the coding sequence ATGAACTACGGTAAAGAATTTAAAAAATTTGCTACAAAGCACCAAGGAGTAAACGCTATGTACTATGACAAAATCATAGCAGCAATGAATCCAACAAATATGACTCCATATATTATAGAAGAACGTCAGTTGAATATTTCTCAGTTAGATGTTTTTTCAAGATTAATGATGGACAGAATCATCTTTTTAGGAACAGGTATCGACGATCAAATCGCTAATATCGTTCAGGCTCAGTTATTATTTTTAGAAAGTGCTGACGCATCAAAAGATATTCAAATTTATCTAAATTCTCCTGGAGGAAGTGTTTACGCAGGATTAGGAATTTATGACACAATGCAATACATTAAACCAGACGTAGCGACAATTTGTACAGGAATGGCAGCTTCAATGGGAGCAGTTTTATTATGTGCAGGAGCAGCAGGAAAACGTTCGGCTTTACCACATTCAAGAGTAATGATTCACCAACCATCAGGAGGAGCGCAAGGAGTTGCAACTGATATGGAAATCAATTTACGTGAAATGTTGAAATTGAAAGATGAATTATACAACATCATCTCTCAACATTCAGGACAAACTTTTGACAAAGTACACAAAGACAGTGAGCGCGATTATTGGATGATCGCTGATGAAGCTAAAGAGTACGGAATGATTGATGAAGTATTGAGAAGAGGATAA